The sequence GTGTGTAGTTGACCAAACTTTACCGGAATTTTGATAGGAAATGTTTGCAAATTTATGATTGGACtttaatcatatttgttaaCTATTGTtaagaaattataattttggaACAAAACTCATCTGCGATCATTTCACAAAAAGCTGACATACTAGGTAGGATCGATTGTCGTCATGTTTAATTGCCAGACATTTTTTGAGTTTCCCAATAACATCCTCTTATCAAAACTCCTCAACAACGTTTGACGGATAGTTTCATacattgaattgtttgacattatTTCTAGTTGCCTATGATTAACTGTCCTTTTGATCTGATTTTCTGCAAGAGCTgtttgactttgaatatttttgctTGCGTTTTGCACCATATTTTACAGTACACTGCATACCATTTTCTACTGTACACTGCAGCATCggtcattttgtttaaaagcaTCAGTCTTATTCGGTTAAAAGATGattaagacaataacaatcaaaaccaaggagaaAACAAAGACTCTTAAAACCAAAgaacatttacatcaacagttataaataataaataagaaacaacaagAACTTCACTAAACACccggagtgaaatcaggtgctccggaagggtaagcatttcctgcaccgtatacggcacccatcttgttttttatgtttggtAATGATAGAAGGTTATAATGACTggggaagaatatcagatatgatttctgacatgATTTCtaacacacttttgtcataatggccattcagctcatgatggcgaccgcAAACTTTCTTGTGTGATGACCTTTATTTGATTGAACCATAGCCATGTCTTAtcaacttttgagaaagcagtattcctcgttcaacaaaatcaacgtactttaAGCTAGCTCCAGAGTAACGTATCCAATTGAGACACACatactccatatgctggtgccTTTCGGACGTTGCTACACAGAAACggaaagttgactataggaaaataaaattatcgcgtttgtcataaattttagtactcAACAtaccatcagtagtcatttcgagaaaaaaggtctaaatatgaagcaAATTTATCGGTGTCGGTAAGAGATgattaaaagacaaaagaaTATGATACCTTTTTTTATTCCCGATAATGTATGTTCTTAGATAATTTGCAGGATACATGatagtaaataataaattagtgtACATTAATGTTATAATAAGCAGTTTGTGTATAACTGGCACAATCACAGAACTATTTGCAACTGTTAAAAGCCCGTTCTGCATCACGTTGAAGTCGGTCAACTTGCTTCATAACTGCTATGTCAGCTTTTGGAACATTTGGACCTCGATGATAATGATTTGTTATCTCACTAATCACGTTATTATAAGGGTCCACTGGGTCGAGTATGTATGGTTTTGATCTATAAAATAAAGCTTGTACTTGTTATGACTTTCCAAACGTATATACAAAgtcaataattttcaatttaaaaatatgcaaaatacacaaaattgcAGGCTATCACGCTAatacataattgttttaaaatattatgatagtcaGTATTGTTGGTCAATGTTGATATTGTATTCAAAAGGAATTGATAGAATTAATAGATTCAAACTACTATATTTGTAATAATGAATAAGATGAGATGTCAAATCAACTTCAGTTATTGAAACCCTGTCGTGTActgttgtcatttaaatgttatatttaacactACCCTTAAatcgggaggtttggcatgcaaAAAAAACCAGGATAAATCCACCATTTGTTCATAAAATGTGtggttttgcaacacatacttAATCTTTAAATACTGTTTTGGATGgatgtttatcttttttctgaTTTCAATGATATTGTTAGCggttaattaaattaaaaaaaacaatttaccaaaacattaattaattatacatttgaAGTCAATACATTAAATAAGACAAGTGTGAAAACTTTACTTACGGCACTGAATAATCTGCTGGTTGATAATAATCCGTCCATGATAATTTGATGTCTCCAAAGTTTTTTAGTTTGTCAAATACCAACTTTGCTATGGCTTCTTCCGGTATACCTGGGTGCGGTTTCCCGAGATCTTCCCATGCTCCAATCACAAGCAGTTCAACTGCAATCGACTTAATTATCGTGTgctataaaaatagaaaatatttttaatgatcaTATTACAAGCTCGAACTTGTATAAAGAATACGTCCATCTCATCAGCTGGGTACTATAATACATTTAATGTACTAATTCCTATATAATGTGCAACCTATAAATGTATGCTCGTTCAACATTTGTGGAGAAGGAAAGTCCCCAATCAAGTTGCACAATTAAAAGCTGatacacatcaaacgattgtataacaactgtcatattctttacttggtacaggcactttttttgcagaaaaaaatggataaaacctgattttataactagataaacctctcacttgtatttGCAGTcgtatcaaattttattatattgaccaggatgtgtgaacaaaacaaatagacgTACACATGTCCAAattaggggtacaacagtccaTTATTGTGTTCCAATCTTAATCactgtaaaaacaaaacaaaaatatcaaaaacgcAAAAAGGCAGATAGacaaaggacattaacaaaaatcaaagacaagaatacaaaaatttacaatagcataataaaacaatgactGGATTTATAAGTACAAAGCCACTTCAAATGTATCAAAAACGCACAACAAAGCATATAAACAAATAGGAATACAAAAATCATATTTGTGAAACAGCTGTTACACACCCTTTAAcggatttcttttaatttcaatttaggTTAATGAAGACACATTTATATTTAaccaatttatttaatttattctgTAGTGTATCATAGTCGCATAACAATATACAGAAGTtggatttaaaatacaatgcaAACACAGTCCACTACGTAGCCTCAATGTTTTACTGGgtcaatttattatttatatgtagAGTCCGGCAACATCCCCAAGTCAATTTACAGTTTACCGTAGCATATGGTGCTGCCTGTGCTGATAAGTATGATTAGTTTATTGGCAAATATTCAACAGAGATCAAGTATtcttttatgtattatttaatttaacattaaatGGGAGAGATTGTTAATCATATTGCAGAAAgtttaaaaatgcatgcatcTTATGCATGAAGTTTATGACTCCCGATGGACTATTAGTCAACGATGGAACCATCAGCTCAAAAGTCAGCACTTCTGTAATGAAATTTGTTTGTAACAAacctttctaaaattgtccgtttataaattgtgaAGTTAAAGAGAGACTTAGGTTTCAACTACATCGGGCAATAAGTTGACCTGAGATGAATTTGGCTGTTTTATTGTCCTCTTTTGGTTATACAGCACTTCGGCTGTTTTTTTCCGGCTGATACATACTTGGTTTTCAACTATTAGGCTGtaagcgttcctgatgaagcaAAATTCAGAAAAGCGTGTCGTAACCATAAgaattaataactttttttcttcaaatttctcatagaaaatatgccgcacagcacttctttttttacatttgaataaaataattgtgcATATCAACTTTTCGCTCTAAGATATAATGTTGATCGAAGCTTCACAGTAAAAGTGGCACAGTTTTATACGTAGCGGAAATTAAATAACATTGGATGTATTTACAACTATGTATAAGTGCAACCTTAATGATGGTTAAATGTccagatatatataaaaaaccaCAATAAAACAGTTAATGTGCATGCTGTGacacattatcggtataaaagtatgtatttctatttgataagcttatataagtattttttaatGGACTACGGACATTCACCGTAATCTacctttaaaaaatgtttaaaaagatcAAACTATTTAACATACATTATTCGTTTTAATCCAGTACTTGATCAGCCTAATgactcttttaattttttctggATGCTTTCCAATAAACTCTGTTTGAAGTGGTCTCAAACATCTGTTGTAATATCCTCTTTCCGTACTGCCAGCTTCTTTTCTCATTTTGGTGTGTATCGATTTTATTTCCTCATTCGTTAAGTTGCTGGCTAAGAAATGTACACACAAAATGAATCCATAACTCCGAACTgattcagatgtttttttttgttctctttcaaatatttaatggatattttatcataaaagtGTCAATTTACTAAGGTTATCATTTTTCAGTATTTGTGGGACTAAACGAAATAATTCtattatattattgataatttcaacattgatagttgtatacaattttgtaaatacatgaTAAGGTTGTTTTATGTGCTCCATGACTGcatatctggttttttttttcaaattccatCCACCTTGAAGTTGATCTGGGGCTTATCGGTTATCGTTGATGAGTTAATTTATTACCTTTTGCCTGtaataagtcaggaatatgacagcagttgtccattcgtttgatatgttttgtcatttgattagggattttacgattgaatttttcttggagatcagtatttttgtgattttactttttactcaCTAACTTCGCAACCAGAATTGAATTACTTTTCACTACTTCTTATTATTGTTCTAGACCATTGCGAACTCATATATATTAATAAGATTGCACTTTTTAGTCTCATGGCTATACTCCGATAATCTAATGAATATTGAAGATGCTGAAGATTATATAAATACTTACGATCCTGTGTTATATTGAGAATTGGCATTATGTCAACCTCTTGCCAATCCCCGTCAATTAAAATATGAGTGTTATAAGCCCATGTCGTGGTTGTTGAGTCTTTAATCCTGAATTTGGAACTGGATGGAGAaagtgaaaataacaaaaagtcaGCTTAATTTCTTtgattagaaaaaatatgttatattttcttgGTAAATAGTAGTATCAAGTCATATGAAAGTTGTTTTCAGTCGTCCCTTTGGTCAATATAGTCATGATAGTCGAGCGTTTGAATTTGGTCAGTTCTAATGGATTCTCGTTTTTTAAGTTTCTCTTGAGTGCGGTATGtttgttaatatgtttattaaaCACGTATTTACAGTGCAGCGAAATATACTTTTGTGGATCGTAtgttatgttttacaaaaaaaggcctagaaaattgaaaacgcccgtttactttcaacagtacacaaaaaaagaaaggcATATGGAGAGTATGGCAAAATAGGACATGTTTGTGAGCGTTCAActgtcacggaatagaagttccttcataacaAAAGTTCCAAAAGGAAAGAATAtcctggaatattatttccacaggaataaatattacagtatatgttcataacggaataaatggtatagaatatttgaTCCAACAGGTATAGGTATTATGACaatgtttataatgaaatttccattggaacttcttttaggtggaacaaatatatgttCACACACCCATATCCTTAAcgaacagtggtgtaacaggCCAATATAGGAACACAATATAttggtacatttttttgtaatgaattacaaaaaaaaaacccgaccATTCATGCATTGGTTTATATGTGTGAATTTAGACTGCATTAGTATTTTTGgatttaaaattagaatgatacATGTTTTGTTACTGCAGGCCACGTCAAGAACAATAATTTCTTGTCACAGTccataattttaacaaaattttactatttactattttacaCAATTTCAATAATGCTAAAATGAACGtgttttatttgaaagtaaatCAAACGATCGACATTGATAACTATTTCCTGTACTAATCTTATTTTTGCATCTAAGCCTAGTATTGCAATTGTTTCGTGGTaacaccttttcttttttattgaacATTAATGCTTCTGGACAAAGTGCTCTTGCTtgcagtgatttttttttcttaagtcAAACAGGTGGGTTTACGTAAAGCTTACCCTCCAATATCGTTCAATGACTGTAGTGCCCAATAATCAAACTAAGACATACACAATACTATCTATCCATACGACGTCATTTTCCTATCTTAACAAACGTAGTAAATCACCAAACGATTTGTATATGCAAAATAACAAAGTTTACTGTAACAATATTTGCATTTGATTTGGACATCTTTTTGTATTTCGCTTAGTGTTTAGTATAGGAGGCTAATTTTCTAAACTTATTGTTTCACTTTGTTATGTTTATTCGCTGATTTTATATCTGTAAACGTCAGAGATGCACTATTTTGTTGGAATTCCATTATTTAAACAGTTGACTACCTGTTAAACATTactgttttgtacatttatataattgtaaGGGGTAAAAACCTACCTAAGTCAACAAATTGTCAATCGCTAGGACAAACATAAAAGGTTCATGGATgaatgttaaaattgagaaaagaaatgggGAATAGGTCAAAgcgacaataacccgaccatcGAGCAGACAACAATAGTTTGAATTTGTGAGAAAAATTTACTGGTGTTATCATTATCATTGaattcaattaaatatatagCAAGATTGAACAATTCATCCATTAATTTCTATAGATATAAGAACATGAGctatgagtaccaatgagacaactagcTATACAAGTTACAATTTGTAAACGAAAACCATAATaggttaaatatttgttttttttaaataattgccCAATGATAGTGTTTATTATATGAGTAAGTTTTAGCTTAACAGTTTATTAAATGAGTAAGTTTTAGCTTAACAGTTCGTTATATGAGTAAGTATAAGCTTAAAAGTTTGTAATATGAGTAAGTTTTAGCTTAACAGTTTGTAATATGAGTAAGTTTTAGCTTAAAAGTTGCCATATTGATGTAAGTAACGCGAAGAGAGTACAGGCTAGGGGAATAGTGTTTTCTCCAAATTGTTATGAAAATCGTGCAATTTAAAATTAGTTATTAACTTGTTGTAAACCAATTAATGTTCGTGAGCAACTTATTATCGCGACTAGAAAAATAACGTAACCTTGccaaatatgtaaaatatggATTTTCTAACTGCAtaaagtaaatttgaaaatcgCCATGTTAAATTGCTTCGAAATGCATTCAAAAGGCGTTAAcgcaaaaaaaaagtatccgcgaaaataggTTCGTTTAATGTATATAACCCTAAACTGCTTACCTAAGAAGACTGTGAATTGCATCCTTGATTCCGCTCATTTTCTGTTTAAGAGTTTCTACAGTGGTGATGTCGTATATCGGAAATATAAGATCTACATCTGATAGATCACGAACTGCAGTCCCTTTCCCGATGGATCCTCCCTTTAAGTCAAAAATGAACATTATGcaagaaaacagaaataatcAAATCAAACAAGTTTATATGATAGATATACATAAAACATTAGTTAGTATTCGTAAATGGCCCTTAAGAACCCAAAGAAATTAGTCTAGGAATGTGTAGTAATCATTTTATGTTAACTCCATCCTTATTGATCTGATCAACTGATTGCGCTTTAATATCGCAGTTGATATCCTTCAGTGTGGGATTAATGTTTATACTATTTCTAATGGTTCAGTAGATGTTTAAGTTAAATTAAGATATGGCTATTTCTAAATGAATATAAGTATTTCCGTAAGTGTGGACAACCGCATTACTTAAATAGTAAAGTTTTGCATGTGTATGAGAAGAATTTCCTCTGCCTTCTTATTCAGAGTATTTGATTATGGCGTGTAAAACCTTTAGAGAACCCACAGTTTAGCTAATTGTGCAaccttcttttaaaaaatatagtattGTTGTTCTTGTTTAAATGTCGATAACAAGTACGATTTAATAAGAGAAAATTTCAGACGAACGTTGACCAAATCTGATCCAGTCAATTGATAACCTGATCGAGCCAAGAAATGGTctctatatttgttaatttctgtgtcgttttggtctcttgtgaagagttatctcatgagcaatcataccacatctggtttttttatatatcgtCCACAATGTGATAccaatgagtgccaatgagacaactctccatccaaataacaattaaaaattaaaccattatatgttaaagtacggccttcaacacggagccttggctcacaccgaacaacaagctataaagggccccaaaattactagtgtaaaatcattcaaacgggaaaaccaacggtctaatctatataaacaaaacgagaaacgagaaacacgtatatattacataaacaaacgacaactactgtacatcagattcctgacttaggacaggtgcaaacatttgcagcgggattaaacgttttaatgggcccaaaccttctccctttttctgaaacaatagcataacatcacaacatataaaaacatacgataaaatatcaattagcagacttaactcaatcaaaaaacgtatgattacacaaagaataaAGCACAGATAGCGGACCATAGAATAGTATATTGACATCGGTGTTTGTTTCTAAAACCATTCTGACCTTATTTTAATGTTAATGCAATAATTTGGTTTATACTTTTTGAAACGAAGATTTCaagacaaaacaacaaaactttAAGACTGTATAATACTGTACCTTTATAGTACGCATCACACTATACTTAAACTGACTAGACTTCAAGACCTCAGCTACTTCATCAATAgtctttttgcattgtttaagATACTTGGTATCCGGAGTTACAACCTCGTCGATAAAACAAGCAAGCGAGTCATATGATTCAATACCTTTAAAGTCCATGGTTCTACAATGaagtaaagcaaccaacaatcaatcaatcaatctacaaTGTAGTCAAAGAGATCGATTCCTGTTCAGCTGTTTAGAACAActaacttatttattttattaatattacttatCAATAAGAGACcttttggatcatcaatgcttttcaacattgtacttgtttggctttataaatatttcgatttgaacgtcacagatgagtcttatgtagacgaaagtgaaatcacaaaaatactgaacttagagggaaatcaattcggaaagtccataatcatgAGTCTTATGTtgtcgaaacgcgcgtctggcgtactaaattataatactgttacttttgataactattcgaTGAGACTATTCCAATCATAAgtcataaaatatacattttgttatccCAAATTGCCAGTTATGTTCTTCATTGCTACATACGAAGTAATCTATGTTTGTCTGTGTCAGTCTTAACTACCTAATATATAATCAACATTGTTtactgaaatttattaaaatattaatattcatatGGTTATTTGCTGGAAATAAACTAATGAAATAGGTTTGAttgtaaacataatttatatttcatcaaattGATTATAGTTTTAAAAGTGTCTCTGCATGTTATCGCATcataaatgtaatttaaatcatagtttgatattatcaaataatgaaataaataacacataaaagtatataaaattgatgtCAGCATCTGTTTCCTAGAAAGTTCGggcaaatattacaaaatgcaacTCTCAAAGGGAGCTTAAGGAAAGATGGTGCATTTTCCTAATAATGCTTTTCAGC is a genomic window of Mytilus trossulus isolate FHL-02 chromosome 1, PNRI_Mtr1.1.1.hap1, whole genome shotgun sequence containing:
- the LOC134721673 gene encoding 2'-5'-oligoadenylate synthase 1A-like — protein: MCIGRYKTKVEFVYNKGNETVTYCFLNSTRTMDFKGIESYDSLACFIDEVVTPDTKYLKQCKKTIDEVAEVLKSSQFKYSVMRTIKGGSIGKGTAVRDLSDVDLIFPIYDITTVETLKQKMSGIKDAIHSLLSSKFRIKDSTTTTWAYNTHILIDGDWQEVDIMPILNITQDPSNLTNEEIKSIHTKMRKEAGSTERGYYNRCLRPLQTEFIGKHPEKIKRVIRLIKYWIKTNNHTIIKSIAVELLVIGAWEDLGKPHPGIPEEAIAKLVFDKLKNFGDIKLSWTDYYQPADYSVPSKPYILDPVDPYNNVISEITNHYHRGPNVPKADIAVMKQVDRLQRDAERAFNSCK